The Trichomycterus rosablanca isolate fTriRos1 chromosome 6, fTriRos1.hap1, whole genome shotgun sequence DNA segment aatcatatctgactgaccactcgcaatttgtttatgtaaataataaatgctcggaaactacaaaagtaaagttttgtgttccacaggggtcggtacttggaccgctattatttacactctatatgcttccactaggtgaaattattcaaaaacatggcataaaatttcactgctatgcagatgacacacagctgtatatatcagccaaaccaaatgatactgacacaatcagtaagatagaagattgtgtaaacgacataaaaaactggatgtcgtgtaattttcttttacttaattcagataaaactgaggttttacttgttggctctaaagctgcaagagacaagttgtctaacctggtgctaaacctaaacactttctctgttactcccagcccagatgtaaaaaattgggtgtcacaatagattcagatctttcctttgatacacacattaataatattactagagttgctttctatcatttgcgtaatatctctaaaataagaaatatactatctgttaatgacgctgaaaaactgatccatgcgtttataacttctcggttagattattgtaatgctcttctaactggatgctctggtagatccataaacaaactccagttagttcaaaatgcagcagcttgagtgctaactagaactaaaaaatttgatcatatcagtcctgttctatcatctcgacactggctgccagttaaattccgcattgattacaaaatacttttactaacctataaagcgctacatggtctggctccacagtatctgagtgaacttattaatcactacagcccagcgcgtccacttcgttcacaagatgcagggttacttatagttcttaaaattaaaaagaccacagctggtggaagagcattttcttacaaagctccacaactctggaataatcttcctgcctctattctggattcggacacagtctcaatgtttaagtctagactgaaaacatatttattttctcaggcttttgattagtatagacaaaggcgcagagcttgggggttcttggtcatagaaacttgtggtgatcagggatgttgggttgctgtcgttctgcctctcttgtccgatcactccggtttgggtaggagaggtgggcgctgatgtcctgtgaaagccttcatgaccttgttacctgctcgctctcccttttagttatgctgtaataattagggctgccggagtctaaaactctctgtaaaactgttttactcaactagcattgtacattattaactacattctttgttgttttactccaaaggcgttctgatggaaacctgtttacccgccgaggttaaggattaaagtcgagactgccgtgacaactatgctgctcctgccggatgtgactggtctggagtaattgcaccaagaatgacgagaaatcactacagacattattgaagactacagcgaagaacaactctattattatttatctatttattaccagttataacttttagatcatttaattctgtgttcgtatgctctgtgtaaatcgtgtatttatttaaagtatcctcctggccacccaagaaggatgggccctgctgagtctggttcctctcaaggtttcttcctgtaattttcagggagtttttccttgccacagtcgccctcggcttgctcaacaggggttttttgtatctgttggtcctggattttgtaaagttgctttgagacaatgtctattgtaaaaagcgctatataaataaagttgacttgacttgacttgttgtGAAAAATGTCTCGAGACACGTAAAATGCCATGTAGGTGGAAGTCACTTAGTCTTGACCtcaagcattttttttaaagttcataACAGAGAAAGTTAGTTCACAGGAATATGTATCACTGTCACACTGTAGCTCAGTCAACTGCAGGTGAGGTGGAGCATCATCAGGGTCCATGCAGCAGGGAAAAGAGAACAGCAACATGTTCTTTTCAACTGCGGCAAACCAAATACCAATGTCCCAGCATTATGTTGTGGGGGATTTTGCTGCAGACAGGACTGGTGCCCTTCACAAAATAGATAGCATTATAAGAAAGGAAATGTCTTGTATAAGATAAACAATTTAAAGCCAATGCTACCAAATACTAACCATGTGTATGCAAACTTCTAAATCACTTAGATTTAGAACgtgatgaaaaaaataaaagctgaaataaatCGTTGTCTTTAGTATGATTCTGACATTTTACATTCTTAAAATATAGTAGTGATCTTAACTGACCTAGCAGAGAAAGAGGTGTACTCGGATTAAATGTCAGGAATTTGGAAAAactaaatttaaattaatttggctaatgtgtatgtaaacttatgaCTACTGGACCGGCAGCAGCAAATTAATGCTTAATAAGACATACAGGCTGCACTTGGagtgttatgccaagttcacactacacgactttccaagtcgtcaggtcgctgtacagttcacactacacgactggatctcttgtaatcgggagtcttttaaatcggtgtgtatttcacactacacaactgatcggcgataggggattacacactacacgatctatcaccaactggaatcgcagacgagcttttctggtctcccaaacttttttgtcatgaaaacaaacgcaaaggtttaatgataccacgtccaaaaatgcacgtcaacaagtagtgagcgatcgaagtttgtgcactgatgtgcagcgtaaaattaaagagaaaaataaatgaatctgagtggattttgcttggattgttctacagtatagtgagttggaggttaataaatattttttgcaatgcagcgttatTTCTGAACgacaaggtcagaaatactgtaaaacttgcgtgtgtgccggtgtattctgatataaactatattatgcccctgaaCCACCTTTTACACAcctcccctgcatttcccctcacaccgtatcttgtgttctcattggctgtttgacatagcactcattgccagtcggccaactcggatcagatatctgacatgctagaaatctcaatTCGGTCACCGAGTGCTCGGCGAGTGCTCGGCAAGCcgcttggatcgagttgttgagtagtttacacatagcgattgagagccgagttttgatcgccaagCAAACccagagttgctcccgagccggcaaatctaccACTGACCAGTcgccaagcgaaaatcaggacaaaagtcgtgtagtgtgaattagGCATTAGGggtagtggtagcttagtggataaggtactagactagtaatcagaaggtcgccggttcaagccctaccactgagttgctactgttggaaccatgagtaaggcccttaaccctcaattgctcaaatcgtgttcagtcattattgtaagtcgctttggataaaagcgtctgctaaatgccaaaactgTATATGTAAACTAAAAGAACTAACTAAAGTAATCTGCACATCTTTGCCAGctaataatggcatggcaggtgggcataatGCAATAACTTGTACTAGCTTATCATCTAAGAGacatttaataaagaaaataagaaaatgtCACAATTGTAGAAACAATAAACCCTTTTAATCTTTTctcataaattaaaaaaaagataaaaaatagtGTACAAATAGCACAAGTATACTTTAAAAAAGGTAATACCAGTTAAGAGCAAAGTTTCAAGAGTATAGTGTTAAATAGAGTAATAGATATAATAGTAAGAATGaaggataaataaatagagaatTAAAGAGTGTGAGGACCAGAATTGTCCACATTTTTTCTCTTGTTACTTCATGGATATTAGCAGTGGTTAATtaccaaaaacattaacaacatttatatCTTTCCTATTGTTCTTTAGTATATCAAAAATACACTAactaaatttaaggtttgtgtttagcaattttcTATTAATTGTGGAacccccaaagggacaaaattcactcaatacgtaaacatcaaacattgtcagcacactacaccacagaaaagtctgttacactggAAATCCTATGGCAATTCGGTTAGCTCTTGGTTAGTTAAAATGTCAAAGATGTTGAAGTCTGAagaagctaaaaacactacttgggtaactgagtttggaaaacttccaaccaattctgtggacgcaaagGGGTGTGTGTCAaaaccgtcgctggatgttttaggtttacatttaactatTAAGGCAGGCTGTGCTGTGAGGCTGTGTGAAATTTTTCTGTGAAATTAGTGGGGCCCTACCTATTATTAACACATTTTGATTGTTTGATTATCTGAGGATAGTAAATGTTGCAGTTTTGCCTTGCTTAAAACAAAACTGCTCAAGCCAACAGCCAATTGTCACTATCATTATGgttcatacattttcaataggagacagatctggactgcaggctggcCAAGCAAGCAATGACAGAatattgatgataataatattgagtatatgtttctctaaaatcccaatataccaAGAATACAAAAATGTGCTGACCACTCGATCTACTCGACTATAAACAGAGTGGGGCAGCCACTTCACCTAGCCAAACACCTATGATTAAATAGACATTCATCCACTTGATgcaaattaatgtttaattagGTGCAGTAATCAGCCGTTATTAACAGAGCAGGTGAGAGTAATACTGTGATCTGTGCCCTCTGTCAAGCTATACAGCAGGTGGGCTCATTGCAACGTCTTTAAATAATTAGTCTTCAGTTACTTTTACAGTGAGCACTGGGTGCTGGGCAGGAGTACACCCTAGACAGACAGGATCTCTGTGACTTTTGTATGACAGTTATACTTTGTTTGTGGGACAGATATTTGAGCACATGTCTCTGTAAGCACTATTTCTTTCCCAGCCTTAATTATCAGTACAGCTCTGGGAATGTAAATCAGGGCTTGCTTACGTAAACAATAAGGCGTGACTTTTAACCCAAGTCCGTATTTTGTTATGCTGGTTTATAGAGAAGCCAAACAAGGATTTGACAGTGTAAAAAGGCGGaataatttagaaaaaaaagtattttatgtATAGCCAGTGATAGGCTAAGGCATAGACAGAGTGCAGTAAACAAAAATCTGACAACAGAGAAAGTGAACGGAAATGAAAGTCCGTGTGATGCAGATCTGGGGATTCCTTGTAACTGTGCTGGGCTGGATATTCATCTCATGTTCTTTAGCCATGGATGGCTGGAAGGTGGCTGCTGTTGGGGGCCAGGGTGGCAGCTCTGTTGTCTACATTACCTGGTATTGGTCCAGTCTCTGGAAAGCCTGCTCTACTGCATCTAATGCTGTTTCCAACTGCTACGACTTTCCTGTGCTGTGGTCTGTGGAGTGTAAGTACAAACAAAGgtcttaaataaattataaacatatatcaataataaaagtCTGTGCtggtaattgtattttatttgaaaacttatataacatcatgttttaagtTGTTTAAAAAAACCTATGTGCAGACCATGTCCAAATTGTAAGGGGTCTGCTAATGGGCGGAGTAGCTGTTGGGATGCTTGGGTTCGTTTTGAGCATGGTTGGAATGGAATGCACTTACATAGGGGGcaagaagaaggaaaaaaacagaacacTCTTCACCGGAAGCCTCTGTCATATAATAAGTGGTACTAGTACAATTTACTTTtgcattattattcttatagAACATAATAGTGATCATAcatctcacaaaaaattacagctttggttgattttctttttcatcTATCTTTTTAAGGTGTGTTAGCTGCAGCAGGTTATGCAGTTTATGCTTGTCACATCTCTGCTGAATTTTTCAACCCAAGTTTTACGTTAAAGTAAGTAATTTAAAGAAAACTATGTAAGTCGTGTCATTGTCAAATGttgtaaattataatatttCTATAGTCTTTTAGTCTTATTGTGTTTATATGCAAATTAGGATATGCTTTATTAATTATTCTGTAGAACAGTAAACCTTTTGTATTTAGATTTGATTTGGGCACACCATTGTTCCTGGGATGGGCTGGATGTATATTTCAAGTAACTGGAGGGATTGTATACATAGTTTCTATCTATAAGCTTTGGTCTATGGACAGGAAGTAAGTTCACATCTTAAGATATTATAATGCACTTTGTTTGACTAGGCCAAGGACATTAAACTGCAATGTTGGTCAGGCACTTTTACTGGCCTAGTAACAAAGAATTGACAGttatatgatgttaaaattaaacagaaataaagaaGAGCAAAAGAGCATATGGACAAGACTACTTACCTGTTTACCTTAATTACCATGTATGGTAATgcagttttaattttatatttattttaggaacCTTGAAGCAATAGTTCCTGCTGAAGACAGCTTAACCTTGCAGTCCATTTCAACAAATCTTTCCATTGACACCAAGACTACCAGCAGATCCAAAGTGTCCACTGTGTCTGAACGCTCTGCAAAGTCTGATGTCTCAGACAAGTCTCACCATCTTTTTGAGCCTGATGTTGTTCAACATGTAAACTCATGaataaatctaaattaaatgtaatgtggtTAGAACATTATTCTTTTTCTTGACGTTCTTGAAGTAGA contains these protein-coding regions:
- the cldn10e gene encoding claudin-10 translates to MKVRVMQIWGFLVTVLGWIFISCSLAMDGWKVAAVGGQGGSSVVYITWYWSSLWKACSTASNAVSNCYDFPVLWSVEYHVQIVRGLLMGGVAVGMLGFVLSMVGMECTYIGGKKKEKNRTLFTGSLCHIISGVLAAAGYAVYACHISAEFFNPSFTLKFDLGTPLFLGWAGCIFQVTGGIVYIVSIYKLWSMDRKNLEAIVPAEDSLTLQSISTNLSIDTKTTSRSKVSTVSERSAKSDVSDKSHHLFEPDVVQHVNS